In Bacillota bacterium, the sequence CCCCGATTACGGCGTCGCCCACATAAGAAAGGTGGGGAATCTTGCTTCCGGTCCCCACCACCGATTTTTTGATTTCCACGAAATCACCGATTTTGACCCCGGCCCCGATCTCGCAGCCGGGCCGGATGTAAGCGAACGGGCCGACCGTGCTGCCCTCGCCAACGGTGGACTCCAGCACCACGGCGTACTGCACGGAAACCCGGTCACCCAGGCGGGCGCGCACCAAGCGCGTGTTCGGGCCGATTTCGCACTCCTCGCCGACCACGCTGTTCCCCTCAATGAAGGTAAAGGGGTAAATCACCGTGTCCTTAGCGATACGGGCGGCACGGTCGATGTAAGTCGAGGACGGATCGACTATGGTCACACCCTGGTCCATCCAGTAGTCGAGCACGGCGGACCGGACCAGCCTTTCGGCTTCTGCCAGTTGGCGCCGGTCGTTGATCCCGTAAATCTCGACCGGATCCGCCACCGGGCAGGTCCCGATCAAAAAGCCCTTGTCCAGATAAACGGCCAAGGCATCGGGCAGGTAATACTCCCCCTGGCGGTTGTCGGCCGAAATCCCGCGCAAGCACTCAAACAGTCCGCCGGCCGTGAAGCAGAATACGCCAGTGCTTATTTCCCTGACGGCCAATTCCTCCGGGGTACCGTCCGCCTGCTCAACGATCCGGATAAACCGCCCGGCGGGGTCACGAATGACCCGCCCATATCCGGTGGGATCGCCCAGAAAAGCGGTCAGTACGGTCGCCGCCGCACCCGAGTCCCGGTGCCGGGCCACCAATCCGGAAAGGGTGTCTGCACGCAAGAGCGGGGTGTCCCCGCAGACCACCAGCACGTGCCCCCAGTGCCCGGCGAGCCTTTCCTCAGCCTGCAATACAGCGTGGGCGGTACCCAACTGCGGTTCCTGAACGACCGTTTCACCGCCCAGTTCATTGACCACGGCGGCGACTTCGTCGTGACCGTAGCCCGTGATCACGATAATCCGGTGCGCACCAGCCTCCCGCACCGCCTCTATGACATGCGCAACCATGGGCCTACCGGCCACATGGTGAAGAACTTTGGGGCGGCGCGACTTCATCCTGGTACCCTTGCCGGCCGCCAGCACGACCGCTGCTAGATCCATTTAAACCCCCTGCGTGATTAGGCCCGGGTGACCGATGGCCGCTCATCCGGCGTTCGCCCCGAGACCGGCCCCGGAACTCACTGAACCGGCCCGGGACCTGGCTGATCCGCTCCAAGAGAAGGCCGGTCCGGGCCGATTGAAAGGTGTATGCCAGGTATTCATTCAACGAAAACGAGGTGATTCCTTTCCCAAAAAAATGGAACACACCCGTTCCGTGAGGGGTTAGAATTCAACGGCATCCCGCTGCTCGTAGGCTTCCAGTACTGCATCCTGGATGCGGGCGCGCGCGGAGGCGTTAATCGGGTGGGCGACGTCCCGGAACTCACCGGTGGGGGTCCTGCGGCTGGGCATCGCCACAAACAGTCCATTCTGGCCCTCGACGATTTTGATGTCGTGCACCACGAAAGCGTCGTCCAGGGTGACCGACACAATCGCCTTCATTTTACCCTCGCCCAAGACTTTGCGTATCCGGACGTCAGTGACCTCCACACTGTTCACCACCTTCCAAAACGGCTGGAAACCCCGTCCAGGTTCCCGAACCCGGCGCATGTCTTACTTCTGAAGGCCTTTTTTCGGCGCCAAGCGCCGATATCCTGCCTGGTTAGCAATTTTTTCCCCTTCAACGCCACGCCGGCGATAGCGGCGGCGTGGGCCTCCCGCCAGCCGGTAGCGGGCTTCGTGCACATCAGCCAACGGCAAGCGTTCATCCATGACCTGCCTCCCCCGGTGATACTAAAAAGTCTCTCCCTATGACTTGAAAATGATTTATTGCAAAAATAACAAAAAATAATATAATAAAGACAACCAGTTGACGAGAGAGGTTGTCTTCGTGAATCTAAGCTACCTCGAAACCTTTGTTATGGTCGCCAAACACAAGAGCTTCTCAAGGGCCGCCAAGGCCTTGAGCCTTACCCAACCCGCGGTGAGCAAGCACATTTCCCTGCTCGAGGTCCACTACGGCACCAAACTGGTCGACCGCACCAGCCGGCGCGTCGAACTGACCGACGCCGGCATTGTGCTCTACCATTTTGCCGGCCGGATCATCTCGACCATGGAGCGCGCGAAGGAGGAAATCGCCTCCTTTTCCGAAGAGGTCAAGGGCCGGTTGAACATCGGGGCGAGCACCATCCCCGGGCATTACATCCTGCCCCGCACACTCAGCGAATTCAAAAAAGAGTACCCCCTGGTGAACGTTTCCCTGGAAGTGAGCAATACCGGCAAGGTAATCAACCGGCTCCGGGAGGAATCCATCCAGGTCGGGGTCATCGGCGCCCCCGTGAACAGCCCCGAGATCAACTGTACCGAGTTCACCAGCGACGAAGTGGTTCTGATCTTGCCGGCCGACCACCCGCTGGCCGAACGCAAGGAGCTGATCACCAACGACCTTATCGGCGAAAAGGTCGTGGTGCGGGAAAACGACTCGGGCACCCGGCGCATCGTGGAGGAGAAACTGGCCGCAGCCGGCGTTCCGTTCGACAGCCTGCAGGTGGCAGGGGAATTCGGCAGCACCGAAGCCGTGCTGGCCGGCGTGGAGGCGGGACTGGGAGCTTCCTTCGTCTCCCGCTGGGCCGCGGAAAAAGCGGCGACCGAAGGCCGGGTCGTGGTCCGCATACTACAAGATTTGTGCTTCTCGCGCAGCCTGTATCTCATCTACCCCCGGGACAAGAGCCTCTCCAGACCCACCCGTGCTTTTCTTTCATTCATCAAGTAGAACAACGCTCAGCTGCCGGCAACCGGACCCACCCATCCTCCTTGAATATCGCCACCAACAATAAATTCTTTTTATGGCTGCCATAAGAGGATTTCATTTTTACTTGCCGAAAGCCTGAGACTAAAAGGGATGTGAGTATTGAGAAATCCCGCGTGGAGGGAACGGAGCTGGCGCTCCCCACGGAATGCAAATCCGCCGGCCGCGCTTGATTAAGCCGGGGTGGGTTCGATTCCCACCTCCCTCCTCCACTCAAAATCACGAAAAAAAGGGGTGGGGCTGTTGTTCAACGTCAAGGGGAAGGGGCTCGTAACCCTGACCGGCCTGACAATCGGCGCGCTCGCCATCGCGTTGATGGTTGCCGGTAATCCCAAAAACATGGGCCTTTGCATCGCCTGTTTCTTGCGGGACATCGCCGGCGCGCTCGGGCTGCACAGTGCGGCACCCGTCCAGTACGTCCGCCCGGAAATCATCGGGATTGCCCTGGGCGCTTTCGCGGCCGCCCTGGCCACCGGTTCCTACCGCGCCATGGGCGGATCGAGCGCCCTGACCAGGTTTGTCCTGGGCTTCATCGGCATGATCGGCTTTTTAGTCTTTCTCGGCTGCCCTCTGCGCATGCTCCTCAGGATGTCCGCCGGAGACCTCAATGCCTGGCTGGCCCTGCCCGGCTTCGCCGCGGGCATCGCCGCCGGCGTCTGGTTCATCAACCGCGGCTTTACGCTGGGAAGAGCCACGCGTCAGAACAACACCCACGGCTACGTATTCCCGACGATGATGGCGGCCCTGCTGGCCCTGTTGGTGTTGGGCTTCCCGCTCCTGCGCGCCAGCACGGAGGGTCCGGGGTCTATGCACGCCCCGCTCTTGCTTTCGCTGGGGGCCGGCCTCCTGGTCGGGGCACTGGCTCAGCGCACGCGTTTTTGCCTGGTCGGCCCGATCCGCGACCTGATTATGTTCCGCGACCCCTACCTGATGTTCGGGATGGCCGGCCTGTTTCTGGCCGCGCTGGTCGGCAACCTGATCATCGGGAACTTCAGCGCCGGCTTTGCCGGCCAGCCGGTCGCCCACACCGACGGCCTGTGGAACTTCCTGGGGATGGCCCTGGCGGGTCTATGCTTCACCCTGGTTGCCGGGTGCCCGCTGCGCCAGCTGGTTTCCGCCGCCGAGGGGAACACCGACTCGGCGGTCACCATTCTGGGCGTGCTGGTCGGGGCGGCCTTCGCCCACAACTTCGGCCTCGCCGCCAGCCCGGCGGGCGCTTCCGTAAACGGGCAGTACGCCGTGGGCGCCGGATTGATCTTGACCTTGGGCATCGGCTTCGCCCTGTCCGGCGCCCGGATCCTGGCGAAAGGAAAGGTGACGGAAAGTGCCTGATGTCGACGTCTGCGGTCTGGTGTGCCCCGAACCCGTGCTGCTGGTCAAGCGGCGGATCGACGCCTTGGGGGAAGGCGCGATCACCGTGCTGGCCGATTCGGAGGCGGCCCGGGAAAACATCAAGCGCCTGGCCACGGGCAAGGGCTGGGCGGTACGGATCGAGGAGCAGGATGACAAGTACCTGCTTACCCTGACGAAATAGTCGTTGGCCGGCAACCGTCGGTTTACCGGACAAAGCGCAGTACTGGCGCATGCCTCTGAGAGGCCGTGCCCCAGCCAGAGTTCCGAGGCCTGAGTACAGATTTTCATGACAAAACGCCCGGCACTTGACTCTTCGAGTACCGGGCGCCCTTTGTTTTTCACTTTTGTTTTACCGTCCCCTTGACGCAATAAGACCAACAGGGCACGCGGATCATTTTTTGAGTCCAGATCTCCACCCGCCGGTCCAGGAGCCAGCCGGTCAGGAAGAACAAGCCCTCGCCGTAGACCGCCCACGCCAGGACCGTGGCCAGCGACAACTCCCCGAAGGACAGGGAAACCGCGGCTTCGGGCCTGAACGTACCGGACTCGGTAGAATGCCCCGAGATTCCGGTGTCGCGCCGTTTTAGTTAGTGCGGCTGAAGGGGCCCAAGGCGCAGACCAGGGCGTAGTCTTCGGGCTTGTCTACGTCCACGGCCAGTTCCGGGTATCCCGAGACAATCGCCCGCCCGGTCACCCCAAACAGGCTGGTGACTCTCTTTTCGGCATCGGCCAGGCTTAAGCGGCGCGCAAGGAAACGCAGAACGAAGACCGGCCCGACGATGGCGGCCAGTTTAAGCGGGTTTTTCCGGTGCAATGCGAACTCCTGGGCTTTTGCCCGGCAGCGGTCGAACACCGCCGGGCGGAACAAAACCAGATTCCCCCCGGTGAAGCGGCCGTCCGACAACCGCACGTACGTGCGCCGCCCCCCGGGGTAGCGCTTTTCAACCACCTCGTCCCGGACCACCGGGTAGTAGATGTCCGCCCGCCGGTCACCGCAGCGCCGCACAAAATCCCGGACGGCTTCCGGGGTCAAAAGCGGGATGTCGGCCGTAGCCACCAGCACGTTTTCGGGGGCCTCGAAGCGCTCGAGACCGGCAGCCACGTTCTCCATCAATCCGCCCGCCGGTTCGAACACTTCCACCCCGGCGGCTCCGGGCAAACGCCGGATCGCTTCCGGCCCCACCGCCACTATCCGGCCCACACAGCCGGACGCACGCAGCGCCTTGATCACGTATTCCACCATGCACGCGTCCCCAATCGGAATGAGCGCTTCGTGCTCCACCGGGCTGACCTCCTGGAGCGGCCCGGTGTTCGGACTGCCCGCCAGCAAGAGACAGTCAATCACGGTTCTCATCCCGAAGCGCGCACAACAGGCTGTTCTCGGCGTTTTCGATGTGTTCCCAGGCCAGCCGCTGCGCCAACTCGGCGTTCCGTTCCGAAATGGCCTCCACCAGTTGCCGGTGCTCCTCCAGCGCCTCCCGGGTCCTCCCGGGGCGCGACAGGGTGGTGAGCCTAAACCGCTGAATCACATCCTGCAGGTTGGTCAGAATCAGGGTCAGGCGCTGGTTGCGGCTGGCGCGGTAGATTATTTCGTGGAACTGGGTGTCTTCGTGCACCAAGGCGTGGATGTCGGCGCTGGTGGCGATTTCCGAAATTTGGACCATTGAGCGTTCGAGCTTTTCCATCTCCTCTTCGGTGATCCGCTCGGCGGCCAGTCCCGCCGCCAACGACTCCAGGGCCGCCCGCACCTCGAACACGTCAATGATGTCCTTGTCGGTGATCCCGGCCACATACGCCCCTTTGCGCGGGACCATCACCACGAAACCCTCGAGTTCCAGCTTGCGGATGGCTTCCCGCACCGGGGTGCGGCTCACCCCCAGTTCGTCGGCCAACTGCAGCTCCATCATCCTTTCGCCGGGCCTTAAAATCCCCTGGATGATCGCTTCCCGCAACGACTCAAAAACCACCTCCCTGAGCGGCTTGTAGGAGTCGAGCTTCACCGGAAGTAAGCGTCTTTGCCCCTCCATCTTGCAAAACCCCCGTCCAGAATGTGCCTTAACATAATAACAAATATATTCGGCGACCTCACAGCCGTCAATTTACCGGTCATTTAATGCGGCCGTCAGCGTTCTGGTCGCCCTCGCCAAAAGCCCCCGGGAGCGAAGCCCGGCGGCTACGGCCCCGGCCCGCTCCACGTCCGCGGTCAGCCCGAACACCGTCGGGCCGCTGCCGGACATCAACGCTCCCAGCACCCCCGTCTCCCCACCGAGCAGTTCTTTAAGCTTTTTGACTTCGGGGTAAAGGTCGAACACGGCCGCCTCCAGTCCATTGAACAGTCTCCCGGCCACAGCGTGCCGGTCTTTATCGGCCAGGGCCCGGAGCAACGGACTCAGGTCCGGGCGGGCCCCGCCGGGAAGACGGTCGAAACGCGCATAGGCTTGGGCCGCCCGGACGCCGAAGGCCGGCGTCACCAGCACCACCCCCATCTCCGGAGCCGGCGGCAGCGGGGTAAGAATCTCCCCCCGTCCCCGGGCTAAGGCGGTCGGCCCAACCAGGAAGAAAGGCACATCCGAACCGAGTTCGGCCGCGAGGCCGATCAAAGTTTCAAGGTCCAGGTTGAGGTCCCAGAGTTCGTTCAATCCCGCCAGGGCGGCCGCCGCGTCCGCCGAACCGCCGCCCAGTCCGGCGGCCACCGGGATGGACTTATGCAGCCGCATCTCGGCCCCGGCCCGGCAGTGGCAACGTTCCCGCAGCAGCGCGGCCGCCTTCCAGGCCAGGTTTCCGGGGCCCTGCGGCACCTCCGCGCTGTCGGTGTACAGGGTGAGTTCTTCCGCCCGCCGCAACTCCAGCCGGTCGTGCAGTTCGAGTTTTTGCAGCACGGTTTCCACTTCGTGGTAGCCGTCCGGGCGCAGGTTGCCGACGGCCAGCGCCAGGTTGATCTTGGCGTGGGCCAAAAGACGCATTCCTGAAAAGCCCCCCGTGAAGCCTCCGGCGTCCCGGCGGCGTGCCTAATGAATTGTACGGCCCGCATAAATATTCCTGCTAGGCGATAGGTATTTCAAAAGGAATCGGAGGCCTGGTCTATGGCCTATTGGGCAAGCACCCTCGCCGGGGCTTGCACCCTGTTGGGCGCCCTCCTGGTCCTGGCCCTGGGTGAGCCGCGCCGCCCAACCCTGGCCGCGGTATTGGGCCTGGCCGGCGGCATTATGGTAGGAGTGACGGTGTTGGACCTGATTCCCGCCGCCCTGAAACTGGGCCGGCCTGAAACCGTCTTTTTGGGAATCTTGCTCGGAATTCTGTCACTCGCGCTGTTGGACAACGCGCTGTCCTCCCTGGTCGGCCCCTCGCGGTCCGGGTTTCTCAAGACGGGTTTGCTGGTCGGCCTGGGCATCGGGTTGCACGACCTGCCGGAAGGCATGGCCCTCGCCGCCGGTTTTACCGGCACCACAAACCTGGGGCTCTTTTTGGCCCTGACCATCGGCCTCCACAACATTCCGGAGGGCATGGCCACCGCTGTCCCCCTAAGGGCCGCCGGCGTTTCCCGGCGGCTCATTATCCCGGCGGTCGCCGCCTTGAGCCTGGTCACACCCCTGGGCACCTTCATCGGGTTCGGACTGGTCCAGGTCAGCGCCCTCGCCCTGGGTCTGCTTATGGCTTTCGCCGCCGGCGCCATGCTCTACATTTCCCTTTTTGAACTCACACCCCGTGCCGTATCCTTGGGCTTCAAACCGGCCCTCGCCGGCGCGGCCGCCGGCGCCGCGCTCGTCTGGTGGGCCGGGTTACTCTTTTAGGAGCAGAAAAGCCCCCCCCGCCAACAGGAAAACCCCGACAGAGCGGTACCATGTGAAAGAAAGCTGCTTCAGGCCGAAGAGCCCCGTATGGTCGATCGCGGCCGCGGTCAGGATCTGACCCACAATGATCGCGGTGGTCGCCGGGGCCACCCCGACTTCAGGAATGCTGCGGACGACCGCGTAGATGATGGCCACGCCCAGGACGCCCCCCAGGTACAAGTACCAGGGCGCATCGCCGGCCTTGAGCAGCGAACCGTCTCCCAACCGCAGTCCGAACAGCAATAAACTCACAAAGACCAGACCGACCAGATGGACGACGAACGTCGCCTCCAACAGGCCCACGATTTTCCCCAGGGCCGCGTTGATGGCGCCCTGGAAAGCCATGGTCACCCCGGCCGCGGCGGCGATCATCATGGGCACGAGCTTAAAATGCAAAGGCCACTCCCCCCAGCGCCTATTGTTTGCCCCTCACGACCTTGATATACCGGCGGATTCACCACCACCACCCTCCGCACATACCCTGGCAGTAGCAAATATCAACTGTGGCTATGTATGGAGGGGACAGCCATTGAACGGCGCCTTGCGGGCTTCTTTTGTCGACCTGGCGGTTTCCGCCCAGGGGTACGGTGACGAACCGGCTTTCGACCACCGGGCCGAGATGACCCGGACCGTGGTGGTCAAACCGCACAACGGAAAAGAACTGCTGAAAATCCTGGCCGCCTTCAGCCGGACCCACCGGGCGATCCGCCACGTCCGGATCTTCAGTCACGCTTACCCCCGGGGCGTGATTATGACCGACATGTCCGGCTTCTACCATTCTCAGGGCCCCAACGACACGGCCCGGGCCGCCTACGTTTCCGACCTCGAAAAAGCGGTCGCGGAAGGGCGGATCGTGTTCGCCCGGGACTGCACCGTCAGCCTGTTCGGCTGCAACCTCACCGGCGAGGGCTTCACCCTCAAGCTGTCCCAGGCCGTCAGCGGCGCCGTGATCGCCGCTACCGCCGGGGTGTACCCGGAAATCGCCGGGGGCCGGGAGACCGGCGTGTTCATCGCCTCGACCCGGTGGCAGAAGTTTGTGCGCGGCCGGTTGGCCGTGCCGAACATGGGCCGGCGCTACCGGGCCTGGTAGGGGCCATAAGCCCATAAAAAAAGCTGCTTTTAAAAGCAGCTTTTTTAATTCGGGTTTGCTTAAGGCAGGTTGATAACCTGACCGATCTGCAGGCGGTTTGGATCTACGCCCGGGTTTACCGCCTGGATGGCCTGCACCGTGGTGCCGAAACGCTGGGCCAGTCTGAAGAAGGTGTCTCCGGCCTGGATGACGTAGGTCCTGCCCGGCGGGGTGGGCGGCTTGGGTTCGGGTACAGGTTTCTTCTCGGGCACCTTGGGCTCGACCGGAGGCGCAATCGGGCACACGATCTCTGCCCCGGGCCGCAGGCATTCATAAAGCTTCTTCTGCACAATGTCGGTCACCCGCGCGGTCACCTTCAAAACCAGCTTCACCACGATCCGGCGCTTATCATCCAGACTCACCGAGACAAACTCGGCTTCGGCCATCACATTCACCGCCGCGCCGGGTTGGGCCCCGGGCACTTCGATGAAGGCGGTGAACGGGATCTCGGCCTGGAAGGCGTGCACCTGCTGGTCCGGCGCATCCCGTACGTAGGTGATCTTCACGGTCACCACGCCTCGGACGATCACCTTGTTGGCGATGACCTCGGTCTCGGTCACCGTGACGTCGGTCACAAAGGCCTCCAGCACCTTTTCAGCGTCCGGCTTCGGCTGGGGAATGGTGACGATCTCGCGCAGGGTAATCTGCACCTGGTCCCTCTCGTTCAGGATCTGGTCCAGGAACAGGGTGACCTGCCGGATGGCCTGCGCTTCGAGGAGACAAGCCAGCAGATCGTCTTCGATCTTCACCACGACCCGCTTCCTGATCTGCTCCATCACGAACGCCTGCAGCGCTAAGACGGCCGTGATCGAGATCTCGCACTCGTGCTTGACCCGGGCGCTGACGTCTTCGATCTGCACATGCACGTTCACCATGTCCCCGGGACGGGCCCCGCGCACTTCGACAAACTGGGTGAAGGGAATCTCCACGTGGGCGTGGTGCACCGGTTGGGTGGGCCAATCGGCCACGTAGATGACCTGCACGGTCAGGACACCTTCCACGATCACCTTATCCTGAATAATCTCTTTCTTGGTGATCGTGACGTCGGCAATGGTGTCGATCACTTCTTTGGGGCAGGGTTTCTTCCCCTGGAACAACTGCTGAATGTCGACCTGGTCGCTCACCACCACCTGTCTTTTCCCGACGGCCTTGACGATGTCCAGTCGCACTTCATCCTTGACGAACTTCCGCTCGGCGCCGGGCAGATCGATCAGCAACTGCTTCGGTTCGGCCTCGGTGACCTTGACGAAGATGCGCAGAATCACGGTGACGATGATCTGCTGCGGGTCCTTGGGATCCACGTCGGCCTTGACCTTTTCGATGGTAATCTGTTTCACCACGTCCATTCCCGGCCGCACGCCGGGGATGTGCAGGGATTCCGCAAATTCGATCTGGCCGCGCACGTGGTGGACCGGCTGGGTCGGAAAGTCGGCGACATAAGTCACGTTGAAGACGATTTTCCCCTGGACGATGACCTTGTCGGGGATGATTTCCATCTCTTGTTCCTCGACGCGGGCCCGGACGGCCAGTATCTGTTCGGCCTTCGGCTTCTGCTTGGGAATGGTGATCTTGCCGCGGACCACGGTCTGTACCGTCTGTTCCCCGATGACCTGCCGCACAGTCTCTTCCTGGCAGACGATCCGGACCTTAAGTTCATGTTGGCTCAACAAAACTTCCTCCTTTCGGCATATTTGCTATCAATATATGCCTCAAAGGAGGAAGTGTGAGCGCCGGCCGGTCAACGGTTCAGGAACCTACCCTGAAAATCCCCTCTCCCTCTGGGAGAGGGTCAGGGTGAGGGGTATTTTCATCCTTCCGCTGGTGCCGCCGCCGAAGGCGGGGGCACGGTTGTCTATTCAATTGGCTCCAGGTTCGGTTTGGGCGGCGGCGAACACTCGATCACGGCGCCGGGCCGCAGGCACTCAAATACCTGTTTCTGCACAATGTCAGCCACCCGGACGACGATCCGGAGCACCAGCTTGACGGCCACGCGGCGGCTGTTGTCAATGGCCGCCTGCACGAACTCGGCGTCGACCATGACGTTCACGGACGCGTCGGGCACGGCGCCCGGCACGTCGACAAAGGTGGTGAACGGAATGTCGACGGTGAAGGCGTGGACCGGCTGGTCGGGCCTGTCGGCCACGTAAACCACCTTGACGGTGACCACGCCCCGGATGATCACCTTATTGGGAATCACGTCGGTCTCGGTCACTTCGACGTTGGTGACGATGGTCTCCAGGATCTTCTGGGCGTCCGGTTTCTGCTGCGGGATGCCGACCACCTCGCGGATGGTGACCTGGACCATGTCCTCTTCATTCAGGATCTGGTCGATGAACAGGGTCACCGGCCGAATCGCCCGCTCAAACAGCAGGCACTCCAGAAGATCCTCATCGATCTTCACCACGAGCTTCTTCTTGATCTGTTCGACGACCCTGGCCTTCACGTCCAGTACGGCCGTGATCAGGAGCTCACAGTCATCCTTGACCCGGGCGGTGACGTCCTCGATCCGCACCTGGACGTTGACCATATCTCCGGGCCGGGCGCCGGGCAGATCGACAAAGGCGGTGAAGGGGATCTCGAAGTGGGCGTGGTGCACCGGCTGGGTGGGCCAGTCGGCAACGTAGATCACCTGGACGATCAAAACGCCCTCCACGATGACCTTGTCCGGGATGGTCTCCTTGTTCTTGATCACCACGTCGCTGATAACGTCGAGCACTTCCTCGGGGCAGGGCTTCTTGCCCTCGAACTGCCGCAGGACGTCGAACTGGTCGCTGACCACCACCTGCCTAGCCCCCATGACCTTAACGACATCCAGCCTTACCGGCTTCGTCTTGAACCGGTTCTCAGCGCCAAGAAGATCGATCAGCAGCTGTTTCTTATCGATTTCAACCACTTTTACGAAAATGCGCAGAATCACGGTCACAACAATCCGGCGTGGATCGCGCGGGTCGAGTTCGCCTTTGACCTTCTCGACGGTGATCTGCTTCACCACGTCCATGCCCGGCCGGGCGCCCGGAATGTGGAACGATTCCGCGAACTCAAGCTGACCGCGCACGTGGTGCACCGGCTGGGTCGCTTTGTCGGCCACGTAGGTGATGTTGAGGACCAGTTTGCCCTGCACGATGACCTTGTCGGGAATGACGTCGATTTCCTTGTCCTCGACCTGGGCCCTGACGGTCAGGATCTGCTCGGCCGGGGGTTTGGGGTGCGGGATGGTCACCACGCCGCGCACCACTGTCTGGGCGGCCTTTTCGCCGATGACTTGCTGCACCTTTTCTTCCTGACAGACGACTTTGACTTTTTGCTTATGGATCATAAATAGATTCCTCCTTTCGTCATTGATTACCAATGTATGGCCCGAAAGGAGGAAATGTGAATGTTGCTCGGTTAACCTGAGTGCCGCGGCTTTTAGCCACGACCGGTTTTGGTGCGGCTGGACTTACAGCCTGACGAAGTACTACCGCCCGATAAACATCTGCGTCCAGTAGTTGGTGTAGCTCCCGCCGACCGCGTGCCCCACGCC encodes:
- the glmU gene encoding bifunctional UDP-N-acetylglucosamine diphosphorylase/glucosamine-1-phosphate N-acetyltransferase GlmU codes for the protein MDLAAVVLAAGKGTRMKSRRPKVLHHVAGRPMVAHVIEAVREAGAHRIIVITGYGHDEVAAVVNELGGETVVQEPQLGTAHAVLQAEERLAGHWGHVLVVCGDTPLLRADTLSGLVARHRDSGAAATVLTAFLGDPTGYGRVIRDPAGRFIRIVEQADGTPEELAVREISTGVFCFTAGGLFECLRGISADNRQGEYYLPDALAVYLDKGFLIGTCPVADPVEIYGINDRRQLAEAERLVRSAVLDYWMDQGVTIVDPSSTYIDRAARIAKDTVIYPFTFIEGNSVVGEECEIGPNTRLVRARLGDRVSVQYAVVLESTVGEGSTVGPFAYIRPGCEIGAGVKIGDFVEIKKSVVGTGSKIPHLSYVGDAVIGERVNVGAGTITCNYDGKKKWTTVIEDGAFIGSNTNLVAPVTVGRGAYVGAGSTIRRDVPPGALGVARSEQKNIPNWETRVRHAEKDDRQTGDQ
- the spoVG gene encoding septation regulator SpoVG; translation: MEVTDVRIRKVLGEGKMKAIVSVTLDDAFVVHDIKIVEGQNGLFVAMPSRRTPTGEFRDVAHPINASARARIQDAVLEAYEQRDAVEF
- a CDS encoding selenium metabolism-associated LysR family transcriptional regulator, which translates into the protein MNLSYLETFVMVAKHKSFSRAAKALSLTQPAVSKHISLLEVHYGTKLVDRTSRRVELTDAGIVLYHFAGRIISTMERAKEEIASFSEEVKGRLNIGASTIPGHYILPRTLSEFKKEYPLVNVSLEVSNTGKVINRLREESIQVGVIGAPVNSPEINCTEFTSDEVVLILPADHPLAERKELITNDLIGEKVVVRENDSGTRRIVEEKLAAAGVPFDSLQVAGEFGSTEAVLAGVEAGLGASFVSRWAAEKAATEGRVVVRILQDLCFSRSLYLIYPRDKSLSRPTRAFLSFIK
- the yedE gene encoding YedE family putative selenium transporter encodes the protein MGLLFNVKGKGLVTLTGLTIGALAIALMVAGNPKNMGLCIACFLRDIAGALGLHSAAPVQYVRPEIIGIALGAFAAALATGSYRAMGGSSALTRFVLGFIGMIGFLVFLGCPLRMLLRMSAGDLNAWLALPGFAAGIAAGVWFINRGFTLGRATRQNNTHGYVFPTMMAALLALLVLGFPLLRASTEGPGSMHAPLLLSLGAGLLVGALAQRTRFCLVGPIRDLIMFRDPYLMFGMAGLFLAALVGNLIIGNFSAGFAGQPVAHTDGLWNFLGMALAGLCFTLVAGCPLRQLVSAAEGNTDSAVTILGVLVGAAFAHNFGLAASPAGASVNGQYAVGAGLILTLGIGFALSGARILAKGKVTESA
- a CDS encoding sulfurtransferase TusA family protein; this translates as MPDVDVCGLVCPEPVLLVKRRIDALGEGAITVLADSEAARENIKRLATGKGWAVRIEEQDDKYLLTLTK
- a CDS encoding nucleotidyltransferase family protein, translated to MIDCLLLAGSPNTGPLQEVSPVEHEALIPIGDACMVEYVIKALRASGCVGRIVAVGPEAIRRLPGAAGVEVFEPAGGLMENVAAGLERFEAPENVLVATADIPLLTPEAVRDFVRRCGDRRADIYYPVVRDEVVEKRYPGGRRTYVRLSDGRFTGGNLVLFRPAVFDRCRAKAQEFALHRKNPLKLAAIVGPVFVLRFLARRLSLADAEKRVTSLFGVTGRAIVSGYPELAVDVDKPEDYALVCALGPFSRTN
- a CDS encoding GntR family transcriptional regulator, whose amino-acid sequence is MEGQRRLLPVKLDSYKPLREVVFESLREAIIQGILRPGERMMELQLADELGVSRTPVREAIRKLELEGFVVMVPRKGAYVAGITDKDIIDVFEVRAALESLAAGLAAERITEEEMEKLERSMVQISEIATSADIHALVHEDTQFHEIIYRASRNQRLTLILTNLQDVIQRFRLTTLSRPGRTREALEEHRQLVEAISERNAELAQRLAWEHIENAENSLLCALRDENRD
- the ispE gene encoding 4-(cytidine 5'-diphospho)-2-C-methyl-D-erythritol kinase; amino-acid sequence: MRLLAHAKINLALAVGNLRPDGYHEVETVLQKLELHDRLELRRAEELTLYTDSAEVPQGPGNLAWKAAALLRERCHCRAGAEMRLHKSIPVAAGLGGGSADAAAALAGLNELWDLNLDLETLIGLAAELGSDVPFFLVGPTALARGRGEILTPLPPAPEMGVVLVTPAFGVRAAQAYARFDRLPGGARPDLSPLLRALADKDRHAVAGRLFNGLEAAVFDLYPEVKKLKELLGGETGVLGALMSGSGPTVFGLTADVERAGAVAAGLRSRGLLARATRTLTAALNDR
- a CDS encoding ZIP family metal transporter, with the translated sequence MAYWASTLAGACTLLGALLVLALGEPRRPTLAAVLGLAGGIMVGVTVLDLIPAALKLGRPETVFLGILLGILSLALLDNALSSLVGPSRSGFLKTGLLVGLGIGLHDLPEGMALAAGFTGTTNLGLFLALTIGLHNIPEGMATAVPLRAAGVSRRLIIPAVAALSLVTPLGTFIGFGLVQVSALALGLLMAFAAGAMLYISLFELTPRAVSLGFKPALAGAAAGAALVWWAGLLF
- a CDS encoding DMT family transporter, producing MHFKLVPMMIAAAAGVTMAFQGAINAALGKIVGLLEATFVVHLVGLVFVSLLLFGLRLGDGSLLKAGDAPWYLYLGGVLGVAIIYAVVRSIPEVGVAPATTAIIVGQILTAAAIDHTGLFGLKQLSFTWYRSVGVFLLAGGAFLLLKE